In a genomic window of Coregonus clupeaformis isolate EN_2021a chromosome 27, ASM2061545v1, whole genome shotgun sequence:
- the LOC121542016 gene encoding arachidonate 5-lipoxygenase-activating protein, producing the protein MVSIVVEHIFLLVIVTLISVLQNAFFATKVEKEGKVQNTKTSAFERVSCANRNCMDSYPTFLAVMWCAGLCLNQAPAAFAGLIYLVARQKYFVGYMGQTSQSTPGYLFGKRVLAFLILMCIVGIFNFLLVRYFRQRL; encoded by the exons ATGGTATCCATAGTGGTGGAACACATCTTTCTCTTGGTCATCGTCACTCTCATTAGCGTCCTGCAGAATG CTTTCTTTGCAACAAAAGTAGAGAAGGAAGGTAAAGTGCAAAACACCAAAACTTCTGCTTTTGAGAGAGTGTCTTGCGCCAA TCGTAACTGTATGGATTCCTACCCGACCTTCCTAGCGGTGATGTGGTGTGCTGGGCTGTGTCTTAACCAAG CTCCTGCTGCCTTCGCAGGGCTCATCTACCTGGTGGCCAGGCAGAAGTACTTTGTCGGGTACATGGGTCAGACATCTCAaag CACTCCAGGGTACCTGTTTGGGAAACGCGTCCTGGCCTTCCTCATCCTGATGTGCATTGTGGGTATCTTCAACTTCCTGCTGGTGCGTTACTTTCGGCAACGACTATAA
- the LOC121542017 gene encoding mesenteric estrogen-dependent adipogenesis protein isoform X2 — translation MTVIDVSRCTMEVIEVEEFLRNPPPGFTVEAGYRFVKSDPENCCVFIDDFELSRVGKVVFQHSPGKKITVRNLGDYTRFRKSLTSKKIYILVSACESKLSSTDKKSPKNLKVLQRYVVAIDGRNALIKWEMERGLDRTISSVAGESYRVDIDLGDALRGWAGESFCLLGDREKVTPVWRDTCFTLKYYSDALFDFPHWLGFSKRHFKISYHGI, via the exons ATGACGGTCATAGATGTCTCCCGCTGTACGATGGAAGTTATAGAAGTTGAGGAATTCTTACGGAACCCTCCGCCCGGTTTCACGGTAGAGGCTGGCTACCGATTCGTGAAAAGCGATCCTGAAAACTGCTGCGTGTTCATCGATGACTTTGAGTTATCCAGAGTAGGAAAAGTAGTCTTCCAGCACTCGCCAGGAAA GAAAATCACAGTGCGCAATTTGGGAGATTACACTCGCTTCAGGAAGAGCCTAACCtcaaaaaagatatatatactGGTGTCTGCATGTGAAAGTAAACTTTCATCGACAGATAAGAAATCTCCCAAAAACCTCAAAG TGCTCCAGCGGTATGTGGTGGCCATTGATGGCCGTAACGCTCTGATCAagtgggagatggagagaggcctGGACAGGACTATCTCCTCTGTGGCTGGGGAGAGCTACAGGGTCGAT ATTGACCTGGGTGATGCATTGCGTGGCTGGGCAGGTGAGAGTTTCTGTCTCCTAGGCGACAGAGAGAAGGTCACGCCCGTGTGGAGGGATACCTGCTTCACCCTGAAATATTACTCTGATGCCCTCTTCGACTTCCCACACTGGCTCGGCTTCAGTAAACGCCATTTCAAG ATCTCCTACCATGGAATATGA
- the LOC121542017 gene encoding mesenteric estrogen-dependent adipogenesis protein isoform X1, with translation MTVIDVSRCTMEVIEVEEFLRNPPPGFTVEAGYRFVKSDPENCCVFIDDFELSRVGKVVFQHSPGKKITVRNLGDYTRFRKSLTSKKIYILVSACESKLSSTDKKSPKNLKVLQRYVVAIDGRNALIKWEMERGLDRTISSVAGESYRVDIDLGDALRGWAGESFCLLGDREKVTPVWRDTCFTLKYYSDALFDFPHWLGFSKRHFKVKYNELIRPIYLLMDLELSC, from the exons ATGACGGTCATAGATGTCTCCCGCTGTACGATGGAAGTTATAGAAGTTGAGGAATTCTTACGGAACCCTCCGCCCGGTTTCACGGTAGAGGCTGGCTACCGATTCGTGAAAAGCGATCCTGAAAACTGCTGCGTGTTCATCGATGACTTTGAGTTATCCAGAGTAGGAAAAGTAGTCTTCCAGCACTCGCCAGGAAA GAAAATCACAGTGCGCAATTTGGGAGATTACACTCGCTTCAGGAAGAGCCTAACCtcaaaaaagatatatatactGGTGTCTGCATGTGAAAGTAAACTTTCATCGACAGATAAGAAATCTCCCAAAAACCTCAAAG TGCTCCAGCGGTATGTGGTGGCCATTGATGGCCGTAACGCTCTGATCAagtgggagatggagagaggcctGGACAGGACTATCTCCTCTGTGGCTGGGGAGAGCTACAGGGTCGAT ATTGACCTGGGTGATGCATTGCGTGGCTGGGCAGGTGAGAGTTTCTGTCTCCTAGGCGACAGAGAGAAGGTCACGCCCGTGTGGAGGGATACCTGCTTCACCCTGAAATATTACTCTGATGCCCTCTTCGACTTCCCACACTGGCTCGGCTTCAGTAAACGCCATTTCAAGGTAAAATACAATGAATTAATAAggcctatttatttattaatgGATCTGGAACTGTCCTGTTAG